The following are encoded in a window of Halosolutus halophilus genomic DNA:
- a CDS encoding PQQ-binding-like beta-propeller repeat protein codes for MVGGDHLFLPQDREDDESISRALTTADGSELWTSEVNSTHVTPLLDVGLLTFREDSDLVAVDARTGEECWRSGFADRPRSSAVYGSETVVVNVGTDGSVIALDAKTGDRRWEADISDYFHPNEDDINDAIRGHIVAGDDRIFVHTFGGLLIALDANTGETDWATPETHPEMIGNAAPPELEPVAFSDGALLVIESDRGRPAILHAIDPTTGDKQWTFEPETDEDIALGSAAVAGEMVFLPVADELHLLDLTGGDVLETHGFDGYTESAILANGICLVTTTEGVVALEEG; via the coding sequence ATGGTGGGCGGCGACCACCTCTTCCTGCCGCAAGACCGTGAGGATGACGAGTCCATTTCGAGGGCATTGACCACCGCCGACGGAAGTGAACTGTGGACCAGCGAAGTGAACAGCACCCACGTGACGCCGTTACTCGATGTCGGTTTGCTCACCTTCCGAGAGGATTCAGACCTCGTTGCGGTCGATGCACGAACCGGCGAGGAATGTTGGCGAAGCGGTTTCGCGGATCGTCCGCGTTCGAGCGCCGTATACGGCAGTGAGACCGTCGTGGTAAACGTCGGCACGGACGGGAGCGTGATCGCTCTCGACGCAAAGACGGGCGACCGACGATGGGAAGCTGATATCTCCGACTATTTCCATCCAAACGAGGACGACATCAACGACGCGATTCGAGGCCATATCGTAGCTGGAGACGATCGGATTTTTGTCCATACGTTTGGTGGGTTGTTGATTGCGCTTGACGCGAATACCGGTGAGACTGATTGGGCGACGCCGGAGACTCATCCAGAAATGATCGGAAACGCCGCTCCTCCCGAACTCGAACCGGTTGCTTTCTCAGATGGGGCGTTACTGGTTATCGAATCGGATAGGGGTCGTCCGGCCATTCTACACGCTATTGATCCGACGACTGGGGACAAACAGTGGACGTTCGAACCAGAAACAGACGAAGACATAGCTCTCGGTTCAGCGGCAGTGGCCGGAGAAATGGTATTTCTTCCCGTGGCGGATGAACTTCACCTCCTTGATCTTACAGGTGGTGATGTCCTCGAAACTCACGGCTTCGACGGCTATACTGAATCAGCGATTCTCGCTAATGGCATCTGTCTCGTGACGACGACTGAAGGCGTCGTTGCACTCGAAGAAGGATGA
- a CDS encoding DUF3006 domain-containing protein, protein MDGTYTGVVDRIEDGEIAVILLEEDEQVIEQVDVPVDRLPEPARTDGGVLSVTLEDDEVVSIEYRADATRDRRESAREKLDRLSEKLSDREE, encoded by the coding sequence ATGGATGGGACCTACACCGGCGTTGTTGACCGGATCGAAGACGGTGAGATCGCCGTGATCTTGCTCGAGGAGGACGAGCAGGTGATCGAGCAAGTGGACGTCCCTGTTGATCGACTGCCCGAACCCGCACGAACGGACGGTGGCGTGCTTTCAGTGACGCTCGAGGACGACGAGGTGGTGTCGATAGAGTATCGAGCGGATGCAACGCGAGACCGCCGTGAGTCTGCTCGGGAGAAACTGGATCGGTTGTCGGAGAAGTTGTCCGATCGCGAGGAGTGA
- a CDS encoding lamin tail domain-containing protein: MRGCASDTEGSEDAIDDLQAVGDALEVANLNVKDVSPDEEYIVLENTADEPVDLSGFELRDREGGQVDGGLSPFSFPDEFVLEPGETARITTGEGDSTETELYWGYNVNIWRGDGDVVRLVDANDQVVLEHAYGDIDLEESTAILWYEPMVRRSQWRRASRSRRMPRISSRKRPNPTTRRTH; the protein is encoded by the coding sequence TTGCGGGGGTGTGCGAGCGACACCGAGGGCTCCGAGGACGCGATCGACGACCTGCAGGCGGTTGGGGACGCCCTCGAAGTCGCCAACCTGAACGTCAAAGACGTCTCGCCCGATGAGGAGTACATCGTCCTCGAGAACACTGCCGACGAGCCCGTCGATCTCTCTGGGTTCGAACTCCGAGATCGGGAAGGCGGACAGGTCGATGGCGGCCTCTCACCGTTTTCGTTCCCAGACGAATTCGTCCTCGAGCCCGGGGAGACGGCACGGATAACGACCGGTGAAGGCGACTCGACAGAGACCGAGCTGTACTGGGGGTACAATGTGAATATCTGGCGGGGCGATGGCGACGTGGTTCGACTTGTCGACGCCAACGATCAGGTCGTACTCGAGCACGCCTACGGTGATATCGATCTCGAGGAGTCCACGGCGATATTGTGGTACGAACCGATGGTACGTCGATCGCAGTGGAGACGAGCGAGTCGTTCTCGACGGATGCCGAGGATATCCTCGCGGAAACGCCCGAATCCGACGACGAGACGAACGCACTAG
- a CDS encoding tyrosine-type recombinase/integrase yields MELKSTPPHDAKTRYLKKKQTYVSDKTYYNYDTALKRFLEYLDERSITDMRDVDSDEIVRFEEWRLEDVKPITCRNDMRTVKNFIQFCETIQAVPVGLHELVVPTKVSEGEEICDDVLTREEATEILEHLGKYDYASTRHVVLLLLWKCGMRLSGLRALDVEDFDEGRPAVEIRHRPETGTPLKRKGHSERDVLITPETAEVVRDYIDTKRPDVEDDHGRRPLIATNHGRASRTAITKHVYVATKPCFYNGGNCPFDREPETCEATYWANASKCPGSVSPHALRRGYVTAARNAGQPKDVTGERVNMSGKVLDKHYDKGTNAEKAERRRDYVKDI; encoded by the coding sequence ATGGAACTGAAATCGACACCACCGCACGACGCGAAGACCCGCTACCTGAAAAAGAAGCAGACCTACGTCTCGGACAAGACCTACTACAACTACGACACCGCCCTCAAACGGTTCCTCGAATACCTTGACGAGCGCAGCATCACCGATATGCGGGATGTGGACAGCGACGAGATTGTTCGGTTCGAGGAGTGGCGTCTGGAGGACGTGAAACCGATCACCTGCCGGAACGATATGCGGACGGTCAAGAACTTCATCCAGTTCTGCGAGACCATACAGGCCGTCCCCGTCGGTCTCCACGAACTCGTCGTCCCCACTAAGGTCTCCGAAGGCGAGGAGATATGCGACGACGTTCTCACGCGGGAAGAGGCGACAGAAATCCTCGAACACCTCGGGAAGTACGACTATGCCAGCACCCGGCACGTCGTTCTCCTGCTCCTCTGGAAGTGCGGGATGCGACTCAGCGGTCTTCGGGCGCTCGACGTGGAGGACTTTGATGAAGGTCGTCCTGCCGTCGAGATTCGCCATCGGCCCGAGACCGGAACACCCCTCAAGCGGAAGGGGCACAGCGAGCGGGACGTCCTCATCACTCCCGAGACTGCCGAAGTCGTTCGGGACTACATCGACACCAAGCGCCCTGACGTGGAGGACGACCACGGACGCCGTCCCCTCATCGCCACCAATCACGGGCGAGCGAGTCGGACAGCCATCACCAAACACGTCTATGTCGCCACCAAGCCGTGCTTCTACAACGGCGGGAACTGCCCGTTTGACCGGGAACCCGAGACTTGCGAAGCCACTTACTGGGCCAACGCCTCGAAGTGTCCCGGCTCGGTCAGCCCGCACGCGCTACGTCGGGGCTACGTCACAGCGGCGCGGAACGCAGGACAACCCAAGGACGTGACCGGGGAGCGAGTCAATATGAGTGGGAAGGTACTGGACAAGCACTACGACAAGGGGACGAACGCGGAGAAGGCCGAGCGGCGGCGAGACTAC